Within Lytechinus variegatus isolate NC3 chromosome 15, Lvar_3.0, whole genome shotgun sequence, the genomic segment tttaactatggaaagccagttgtcacataaatctctaacagtagagtTCAATGTATtagctcatttgactcccaaaacattattaactgcctgggaaggataagtatgacaattgtcttcaccattaaataaTTAGTGAAGAGCACAATtaacatgagaagcattcactgtaaacaaaattttgaaacaccTGGCTTCCCCTAAtgttagcacagagttagaccatggtctacaTGGGTGTAGGGACATGAGAACAAATTTTGAAGAGGCCAGGGGCGGGAGTGTCAAGATGACTTAAAGGTGACCGTGAAGAACAGGGGTATTCAAAATTTATACACGGCacatatttctctctttctccctgtCTTTGTTAtacttctttctctccttttttcgttcatgttttctttttgtttccttattttttttcagtacttTGAAATCAAAGGAATGGAAATGGGGTTTAATTACTGTCCATTTGTAAAAGAAAACCGCCTAGTCTTTAACCCTTAACATGTCGGATGGGTTGTAGCTCTTTGAgatttacagtacatgtacatgactttgtGTACTCTATGTTGCCTACTGCGACATCGGCTTGATAAGAATTATTCGTGCTTTCTGAAATGACTTGTTACCTCACTTCCTATAGCATGGATGataagtaaaataataaagtcgCATTTCATCCAGCGGCCATTATATCATAAAACTGCGTGATCAAATATTACATCCTAAGTAaagattcaaatgaaatatagacatacacacttaaaatgctGGGCagcatactgtccactgtgttggtatgcatgttgttaaaaaaatatgtatattctgggcaattattatccaattgatcAAATGTATTACCCATGCAATATTTAGTTCTTATTACGCTATCTTGGCGGGTTTTAACCAATAGTGTTAATCATTACAATAGTGGACagttgcccagggttggttaaaagttgggcattATTTGCcaaactattttaagagtgtaataatgactattttgttaatactttgtttttcttttatcttaaCTCAACATTCAGGCATGATATACATTGTCTAATCGATGAGATTTACAGCGCAAGTATCTTCGACGAATCAGTAGAAAGTTCCAGTGTATTTACCTTCCATTCCGATGAGCTCCCGGACAAGGAGAAAACGCATATCGTCTGGGGAACAGCGAAGGTTAGGCCCACGATTACAATTCCCCTTTCATTATGCTTATTGAAAGTCCGTACAAGATTTACATGGGATGGTAAGCGTCACTGGCCCCCTCcccaattttcatgattaaaaaaagagaaatggaaggaaaaggaaagatagCAGGGCGATATATGATACTATATTCTgattattatgtcaaaatctatcattaaattgatttttttaaataaaatgtcgaaaataaaataaaatcatgaaaagtgTTATCGTTATCTTTCCCTTCTATGAATACAAAATGGCGCATAGACAACTGAAAACAGgaggaaaataaagaagaaaaaaacgcGTTCAAAGGATTTGCACTCCCCTTTGTTTTAAGTATGTATATATGGGGGTGTGCTTATGTGTGTGTTTAATCAATCAGATATGGTCATGTACGTCAGGGCCGAtgtttaacgtcaccatccgaaagaccgttaccgaacctctgcatcaatccTAACTTCCAAACGTGGCTATATTGGAAAAGGCCTACAGGCGCACCCACAACGCCCAAGTGAATGCAACAAAATAAGTCTTTGTAGAGGTTGAATTACATTTCTAAAGCTCTCTTCTGTAAGGCAAGtatctattcatatttttttgtgttttaacAGGATTTCGGAATGCCAGGTTGCCCGTTTGGAGCATGCTATACATGGAATTCCAGAGTTTTAACTGGCCTGGAAAAAATAGTTGATTTCTACCAGATCCCAAGCTTCGTTCAAACGGCAGTGGCAAAAATGCTCGAGGATAAAGGTAAGGATTAATTGTTTCTCACAGCATTCCAAGTCGCATCTGCATTAATGATATTCATCAGGTGAGAAACCCATGAAAGAACATATGtcggatgtttttttttttggcaaagtATTTATTTATCTGACAGATACCACAGAAAAtatgcttctcagccaatcaaaatcaaggaaaattgaCAGATCAGACAACCTGTCAGACAAGAAATGTTGACGAAATGCTCTCAAGGACCTTGATGATAAAGTCGAATGTCTTGACGTGCAATTCCAGGAATAAATTATTCACACGGCACAACTTATTCatacttcattttattttttagagtggcTGAGATGGTATCTTCCTACGCACAATAAGATGTTGCAGGAATCTTCAACCACAGTGATGGAGACCTTGAAAGAGTTGGGTGTATCTTTCGTCAGACCAACCGCTGGGTTATTCATTTGGGCAGATTTTACAAATGTGAGTACAAGTCACCCCGGCCCCAAGCCTCTAGCTTTACGCCCCCTTGAAATGTCATGTTACACTAGTGTTCCTCTATCTAGAAGAATAACAAGAGGACACGTACCATTATGATGTAATAGTCAAGTTCAATGAGCCACgtgccttttttttaatttaaacaaTTATGATGTACTTTTGTGTCTATTGTGTTGCTATTGTGTAAACTTTGTCAATGCTATTGTTTTGGGGGCCATTCTCTACCAgcagtttctttttttatggtcCAAGCCATATTTTGTATCATTGATTGCATAATTATGAACACgtgcctttttttttattcaaacaattaTGATGTACTTTTGTGTCTATTGTGTTGCTATTGTGTAAACTTTGTCAATGCTATTGTTTTGGGGGCCATTCTCTACCAgcagtttctttttttatggtcAAGCCATATTTTGTATCATTGATTGCATAATTCTGAACACTGTATGATtggtatatacatatttttatggttgaataaatTGAGTTGAAAACCCTTCTATATAGAGAGATCTATTGATATTCTAACTTTCGTCAAATTTTGACCCTCCTTGTTATGATGAcatattcaaaatttctgtCACAAATTTACGATAAGTCAATCAGATTCAATAGCTACGAActattatgcatttttttttcattataacaacttttatgaaacggaccccttGTAAAGATCTACATGTGTGTAGatttctcttcctcttctttattCCTCTTAACTTGACatgatataatatttcctaaattGTTTCGGTATATGAATATGTGTTTGGTCGGGATCTCAttaaaaaacaagcaaaaaattaACTAGCTATATTTAAAGCTATCTCAAaaggtatattttaagactatttATATCTATAAGACATATTCAGTGAGAGACCACACAAATTGCTGGTCAGTTTTCTTCCCGTTTGAGAACTGCTTTAAGACGTTTGTTTGAAAGCATCTTTCATTTCCATTTAAACGCAGATCATCGGGGACGTCAACAAAGACACCGAGAAACAATTTGCTCTTCACTGTCTTGATCACGGACTGGCCTTCGCACCAGGGTCCGCCTTCGTTTATAACGAACTCGGCTGGGCTAGACTAGTCCATGCTCTACCAAAAGCTAAAGTTATCGAAGGTAAAAACcattcaatatttgattttgtttcctcaagtcaatatataaaaaaacaactaaTAACAGTAACGGTGTGATGTGTTGTGTAATCAGGCAGTGCCGTACTGAAACCCTATGGCGCATTGGGAAATTTATTCAATAAGCAAGCGAGCCAATATTATgatcttttcaaaacaaaaatcggTTGAGTTTAATTAATAATATTAGAGAAAATATGTTATAAATTTCCTTCCccattccttttttctcttttttagggggggggggggcagtcattaggccccacctatagtacgttATTGTACTCAGTAATTAAGATTACAGTTTGACTATTAACTGATAAATGTTTTTGATTGATTCATATCTTGTCACATAAACTTCAGTCGACTGTATTTAAGTTGTTTCAAAAGACTGACGCGGGGGTGAAAAGGAATAGGACCTATCTATTGTACTGATTACCACTTCTTGCAATTAAACATGAAAAAGGGTCTCATATTTGTGACCAGTTGAGGTCACATTTGGAGAGTGTTTCGGCCTACTTCGAATATAAAAAAGGCCCCTTTTCTGAAGTCTAGTTTAATTTCAACtatggtttaaagttgtgatttaactatggaaagccaatagtGTCATAAATCTCTAAAAGTAGCAtgtcaatgtatcagctcatttttgTCTAAAAACATTCTTAACTGCTTCGGAAGGATAAATGGGATAAAGTAATAATGTTACATGTTACATTGAATGCTTCAAAAGAAACATATACAATGTAAGaacaattttgacatttttggctttccataattttagcacagagatAACCATAGTCTAAGTTAagcctgacttcagaatacgggccaaagggTCCATTGGAcatgatttaatttaaaaatcCTGTTTGGGAATTACGATCAGATCAACTAGAAAATTAAGAAGCAGATGAATCCCTGTTTTTctctcaatatatatatatatatttgattttcctATTACCAGCAATGAAGAGGCTCAAAGAAGCGTGTGCAACATTCCAAACAAGGTACGCACTTTGAAGATTTAGACCGACGAACTTGGAAGGCACTGCTGTGTGTTGCTGcatgccctctacgttcgttgatttGGACCAAGACTCAAATTGAAACGCTACAGATGGAGGCGAAGATGGTTGAAAATGGACCAAGTCAGAAGAGATGTATTTTATAGAACACAGAGGGGCACGATTGTATGGAAGACACTAATGACTCGTATcttttgatgataataataataatataggatttgtaaagcgcacgtatccaccttcactgttagaaaatttatccttaaattaaaagaagttcctgcagcagagtctcgagaacacctgtaatcttaccagattgcgtaatcttacaggaaattgttatttggtgtgtgtaatcttacaaatttccttaaataaaacactcttttcccctttttctaacagacctgttctgttaaactgcagaaaaattcctgtttcatgaatttaaagaatgattctggtattgctttctgcaaaatcttttatttttctgtaaaatcagggtttttttaacagtgttgCTAGGtactcaaggcgctcctatattaccccggctaagctagtctaccgattctgttGCGCACAGCTTTTTTGAGGAACTACTTCCtgtcggtacccatttacctcacctgggtcgagtgcagcacagtgtggataaatttcttgctgaaggaaaacacgccatggctaggattcgaacccacgaccctctgtttgaaaggcgagagtcagaaccactggaCCATGACGTACCCGACGCACGCTTCGCCCTCTTTGAAAAACATACGGAAATTCTATCTGAAAAGGTTTTCCGAACAGCGTCATCTTGTGATGGAGTCTCTCAAGGGTTCTCTTCTGATCCTCCACTCGAAAACACGTGGAATAAGATCAAAAGTGTCCCAGAGAGGTTCCCATCCGACCCTTTCTGGATGACCTGTGACTTGgtgtattatcattatgatattCAGATATAGACCTATGAAAGTTCAATTGAACGTTCTCACACTGGGAGCACCTCGGAAATTACTCCTGTGACGTACATTCTGCGCATTGTGTATGATTTATTGTAAACCAACAATCAATGAGGAGAGCCGTTAAAATACACtgtaaattatcattatttattctaCGCTTTTCCCAAGCATTGCTGTTTGCGTTGTTGATATGTATCCTATTCCCTCTCTAtctggtgtgttggctcagttggtagagcgtccgtctcacaaccgggaggtcgggggttcaaaccccggccgcgtcagaccaaaagacgttaaaagatgggagttgctgctaccctgtttggcgttcaacaattaaagggatagagcctcgtcgatctggcgctgcacggtggctgccgggcccacgatcaattgggcaaagcaaattttcgaagaatttcatttcatgtctatttcgaacaatgatTTTCGGATATCTCTCTCCCTTACATACCTCCCTCAGTATCctatttcaacattttatgcACATGCAGTAACCTCCTCTGCCTTCATTtcgctctctctttctctcctcctATGTACTACATAGACTCTCGTACTTCAGACGCACGCACTTCCTAGCATCAGGAAGAAGCTTGTTCTGTTCTTagctctgttttttttttaacaaaatatatataaatgtgagatattgtacatgtaagaaaGCTTTAATTGGCAACTTTTGTATTTAAGTacattgtgaaagaaatgaatgaagagaacaatggtaggcgtagcttaaatcaaggttccccagagctacctgccctttggaaaaattggtgatgccgaaaaaaatcCCTCTGCCGGGAACCGAATCCGCttaaaccactagaccacagaggcaggctagggcgaccccgatccgattgaccgccagataaacagattttcgacaccatcaattcaattttctttatacagtataaacatgtatatatattgtaacGAAATGAAAGGTTTCTTTAATGTTCGTCATGGTCTTGGAACGCTGAAGAGCGTAGAATAATTGTTAATCTATGTATATAGCTCCATCGGGAAATTCAGTAATCGTTCGTAATCGATTATGTAAGgattttctttacaaatgtATATAAGCACTATTTGCTGAGAAATAACAATGTTTACAACTGTATGATTATATTAGATATGTACCTTTGATTGTTCTTCACTGTTCGGGCATAAATGGTAGTGACAATTACCATGGCTGTTGTTAAAAAGATTTATTAAATGACTTTAACTATAGTTTTAAAAGATGATTAAATTTTACGGCATGACAATCTCCCTCctgactgggcgttgtggcgtgcgtctgtaatccaagctgtggggaagttacaaattgatgcagaggttcgaggttcgagccctggtcacgtctttcggatggtgacgttaaaggtcggtcccagacgtaaataatcatatctgattgatacacgtctgacaaaactcaaatacacacacacacacacacactgaatTCGTTGAGCATAATCGAGCTCCATGCTCGATTATAAGCCAGGCGATATGCTTGGTAGCAAGAGGATTCCACTTGGtaagtggaggtgccgtggccgagtggtctaaggcgcctggctatacatagaAAATCCttggttcgatccccggccgcggcacctatgcccgtgagcaaagtatttaatgtacaatgctcttttatcctgccttcaaataaatggaaatgctatatgcattattggtaacttggtgtgcacttgtttaaaaaaaaaaaaaagaggattcaGAACGaaattcagttcaatttatgTTGGAACCTGCTGCAACAGGATGAGCTTGAATTCTTCTCAGTAAAGTTAAAAGAACTGAATGCCTCGTACGATCGTTTCCTGTTTGTCGTTATTTTGTTGTACGAAGCTACAATACATCAAGTAAGCCTGGTCGAAAAAACAGAAGTACAGACTGGAAGAAATGAGATACGGAAAATACTGACTTTACCGAAATACGGAAAATACTGACTTTACTGAGATACGGAAAATACTGAATTTACCGAGATACTAAGAATACTGAGATGAGCGAGGATACTGTAAGTACTGAAATAAGTGAGATAgcgaaacactgaaaattacGGAGTTACTGATTACTGGAATTATGATTGAGATAATGACGATACGGAATGACGGAGATGTTGAAATCCATGAGATTACTGAGAAGGAGCAAAGAGTAAGAAGTGAAAAAGACGGACTTTACACCAACTGGTTGTATATTGCAGCCGAAACGAACCAGCTCGTCAGGATAGAAAGTCGGTTCGgctacaatatatatatatatatatatatacacgcagtgcgtataaaaaaaattacacttagaaaaaaatccagttaaatcatatattgttaatattctgaagatatttccacattttaacattggtaaaTATCCATTTAAGCAATTGaagatataactgtcgaaaaatatttccgattgagtgagcaccacttacttttgaaaagttagtgaaaaataatttgcgcagaattttgaaatagctatgcgaataaaagtagaccttaatcatgaagaacacgtggaattaagctagtaaaattggtttgaagatatctctttccttttaaaaggtcaagtccacctcagaaaagtgttgatttgaatcaatggagaaaaatcagacaagcacaatgctgaagatttcatcaaaatcggatgtaaaataagaaagttatgacatttcaaagtttcacttatttttaacaaaataattatatgaacgagccagtaacatccaaatgagagagtcgatgatgtcactcactcactatttcttttgttttttattgtttgaattataaaatatttcaatttttacgaatttgatgattaggacctccttgcctgaagcacaaaatgttaaaataatggaattccacgtgttcagggaggaatgaaacttcatttcacatgacaatgacgagaaaatcaaaatatttcacatttcaaacaataaaaacaaaagaaatagcgagtgagtgacatcatcgactctctcatttggatgtaactggctcgttcataagcgaaactttaatatgtcataactttcttattttacatccgattttgatgaaattttcagtgttatgcatgttgaatttttctctttttattcaaatcaagtttttgttggggtggacttgtcctttaaacttgttttcttgcccaaaacacttcgaagagtgcattgcgccccacccacTCACAAACAcagaggccatcgtgacgatatttgctttacacagagctgtgatttacatgaaatggcttaggcttgattttcattttgttaatcattgtcaagcttggaaaaagtgtggagaaacaagtactaaattaaaaaatgaaatgttaacccactttaaatgataaaaacttagtgaaaaaatgcctTGACACCGCAAATGAgcacttttcatcaaaatatgacaCAGAGCCACCCTCCATTGATGAACGCGATTTAgattgagtgaaaaaaatagCTAGTGAGATTGAATTTCCTTTCGACCGTAGACCCATCAGGCCAAAGGATGTCAAAGTTACACTACAGAGTAGGAGCTCGAAATCCTCACCAGGCCCGGATGGTATTACCTACGGCATCTTGAAACGATTACCCTGTATCCACCACTTTTTAGCAACCTTGTATAACAAACTCCTCATTAACCCCACCTTTATCATGAACCCATGCTAAGGTAATTCTTATTCATAAGAAAAATGATACCAATGACCCTAATAACTTTCGTATGATTGCTCTTTCAAGTGTATTTGGCAAAGTGTTTCACCAAATTCTTACGAATCGCCTTGAAAGATACCTTAATCAAAATGATCTGATCGACAGAAAACTCCAAAAGGGTTTCATGACAGG encodes:
- the LOC121428594 gene encoding 1-aminocyclopropane-1-carboxylate synthase-like protein 1 isoform X4 yields the protein MASQCDVAKRAVDGSTSEFLLKDIAIRASKNEYDENHNEEGIINMSTAHNESVREIITEKFVIVNGVTSALSAMAYVLCDHGDTILTPSPMYGAIPRDLVVQSGVKTFPVYVSSKAEPDGRKPWELNVDLLEAGLENAKQEGHNVRALLLVNPINPFGTVYTKQQILEYLAFCKRHDIHCLIDEIYSASIFDESVESSSVFTFHSDELPDKEKTHIVWGTAKDFGMPGCPFGACYTWNSRVLTGLEKIVDFYQIPSFVQTAVAKMLEDKEWLRWYLPTHNKMLQESSTTVMETLKELGVSFVRPTAGLFIWADFTNIIGDVNKDTEKQFALHCLDHGLAFAPGSAFVYNELGWARLVHALPKAKVIEAMKRLKEACATFQTRYAL
- the LOC121428594 gene encoding 1-aminocyclopropane-1-carboxylate synthase-like protein 1 isoform X3; protein product: MASNVISKRAERSYYFQLKDTMLRVMEDEFNEDTNKKGIINMSTAHNESVREIITEKFVIVNGVTSALSAMAYVLCDHGDTILTPSPMYGAIPRDLVVQSGVKTFPVYVSSKAEPDGRKPWELNVDLLEAGLENAKQEGHNVRALLLVNPINPFGTVYTKQQILEYLAFCKRHDIHCLIDEIYSASIFDESVESSSVFTFHSDELPDKEKTHIVWGTAKDFGMPGCPFGACYTWNSRVLTGLEKIVDFYQIPSFVQTAVAKMLEDKEWLRWYLPTHNKMLQESSTTVMETLKELGVSFVRPTAGLFIWADFTNIIGDVNKDTEKQFALHCLDHGLAFAPGSAFVYNELGWARLVHALPKAKVIEAMKRLKEACATFQTRYAL